A DNA window from Hemiscyllium ocellatum isolate sHemOce1 chromosome 48, sHemOce1.pat.X.cur, whole genome shotgun sequence contains the following coding sequences:
- the LOC132836837 gene encoding steroidogenic acute regulatory protein, mitochondrial-like, with protein MIPATFKLCAAISYQHVRTLTGLRHTAVAALGHTLHQLSVQNQGASSWIRQVRRRSSLITCCFEEKPYSEAEMAYIKQGEEALHKSISILQDTSGWKAEIEGANGDKVQSKTLPDIGKVFKLEVVMDKSSDLLYSELFDKVEQMGEWNPNIKQVKILKKINKETMLTHEVSTEAAGNLVSPRDFVSVRYAKRRGSTCFLAGMSTHSDMMPRQDGIVRAENGPTCIVLRPTAEDPTKTRFTWLLSIDLKGWLPKSLTDQVLSQSQADFAQHLRRHLDSNSAACAC; from the exons ATGATCCCGGCCACCTTCAAGCTCTGTGCAGCCATCTCTTACCAGCACGTCCGCACTCTGACAG GTTTGAGACACACTGCTGTGGCAGCTCTCGGACATACACTCCATCAACTCAGCGTTCAGAATCAAGGAGCCAGTTCATGGATTCGTCAGGTTCGGAGGAGGAGCTCCCTCATCA CTTGCTGTTTCGAAGAGAAGCCGTATTCTGAGGCAGAGATGGCTTACATTAAACAGGGTGAAGAAGCTCTGCACAAATCTATCTCCATTCTGCAGGACACAAGTGGGTGGAAGGCTGAAATCGAAGGG GCCAACGGTGATAAAGTCCAGAGCAAAACGCTTCCAGATATTGGCAAGGTCTTCAAGCTTGAGGTTGTGATGGACAAATCGTCAGACCTGCTGTACAGTGAGCTGTTTGACAAGGTGGAACAGATGGGAGAGTGGAACCCAAACATTAAACAGGTGAAG ATCCTGAAAAAGATCAACAAGGAAACAATGCTGACTCACGAGGTTTCCACGGAGGCTGCAGGCAACTTGGTCAGCCCCAGGGATTTTGTGAGTGTGCGTTATGCCAAGAGACGGGGCTCGACGTGTTTCCTGGCTGGAATGTCTACCCACTCAGACATGATGCCCAGGCAAGATGGCATCGTCAG GGCAGAGAATGGACCCACTTGTATTGTCCTCCGGCCCACTGCTGAAGACCCAACCAAAACCAGGTTCACATGGCTCCTCAGCATTGATCTGAAG GGCTGGCTGCCAAAGTCTCTTACCGACCAAGTTCTCTCCCAATCTCAAGCCGACTTTGCCCAACATCTCCGCCGTCACCTGGATTCCAATAGTGCTGCCTGTGCATGCTGA